The Acidimicrobiales bacterium nucleotide sequence ACCTACGAGGCGGTCATCACCGCGGCCGGTGGCGTCGAGGCGAGGCTGACGGAGCTGCGGGCCGAGCCGGACGTGCTGGCGGCCGACGAGTCCGTCGGGCTCGCCCTCGCCGACGCCCGGACCTCGCCGGCCGCGGTGCGGCAGGGCGACCCCTGGGGGCAGTGGGCGCTGGACGACCTCGATGCCGAGGATGCCCGGGAGCTGTGGCCCGAGGGCGCCTCCGTCGTCGCGTCCGTGATCGACACGGGCATCGACGAGGACCATCCCGACTTCGGTGGCGCCGTGCGGGACGCGGCCCCCGACCGTCGGGTGGGGCACGGGACGGGGAGCGGCCACGGCACGCACGTCGCCGGGATCGTCGCGGCCACGGAGGACGAGCACGGCGTCGAGGGGCTGATGCCCTCAGTGGACCTGCTCGATGCCCAGCTGTTGGAGGCCGTCGGCGACAACCCGACCGACGTCAGGCCCGTGGCGACGCTGGCGGAGCGGATCATCTGGTCGGTCGACCACGGTGCGCAGGTGATCAACATGTCGATCACGGAGGACGGCCGCTCGACGGCCAGCGCGGTGGCGGTCCGGTACGCGTTGCGTCACCGGGTCGTCCTGGTGGCGGCCGCCGGCAACCTCGGCGGCGACGCCGAGACCGACGATCCCGACTCACCCGACTCGGAGGTGCGCTACCCCGCGGGCTACGAGGGCGTCATCGGCGTCGCCGCCTACGACCACGACGGCGAACGGTCCACCTGGTCGGCCAACAACGCCACGGTCGACCTCGCGGCTCCGGGTGCCGGCATCGTCTCGACGTGGCGCCGCGACGTCGCCTGTCCCCCGATGGCCGGCAACCCCCTCCTGGACGACCGCGCGCGGATCGCCTGGTGCCTCGACGAGGGGACCTCGATGGCCGCACCCTACGTGGCGGCGGCGGCCGCGCTGCTCAAGGCCCGCCAGCCCGGCGCCGACGCCCACCAGGTGACCCGCGCCCTGCTCACATCCGCCCGGCCGGCGCCCAGCCGGGACGCCCAGGGATCCTTCTACGGCGCCGGCAAGCTCGACCCCTCCGCCGCGGCGCGGGCGCTGGACGAGCTGATGGACGTGCTGCGGGAGTCGAACGGTGCCGACCCACTCGTCGCGGTGCGGGCCGACGGTGCGGCGACGCTCGCGGTGGTGGATGCGTTCTCCGGGCAGCGGGCGCTGCTGGCGCACGTCACCGGCAGCATGGGCACGCCGAGCTACCCGCTGCGCTGGAGCCCCGACGGTCGCTACGTGGCGGGCCGGACCGACGACGGTTACGTGACGGCGTGGGACGCCGGGGAGCTGGACTTCGGGTCGCCGGAGGAGGCGGAGTCGATCGACGTCGGGTCGGAGCACCCCGACGTGGGCGGGCGTGTCGTCGACTTCGCGTTCGTCGACGACACGACGGCCGCGCTCCTGGTGACCGAGGACTTCCTCGGAGCCGCGATGATCGACCAGGCCGACGGCACCGTGCTCCGCTACCACGATCTCGCCACCGGCGAGCTGAGCGACCCGGTCGCGACGCCGCGACTCGACCGGATCGTCGGCCACCTGGGCGAAGACGACGTGCTCCTGGCGATCGAGCGCCAGCCCAACCCGACGGGCGGCCCCGGCGCCCACGGGTTGGTGTGGCTCCGCCGCGACGGGCGGGTGCTCCGGCGTACCGGGCTCGGCCACGCCGGCGACCGGGTCACGGCCGCGGTGCCGTCGCCGGACGGGTCGACCGTCGCCGTGGCGCTCGCCGTGCCCGAGCAGGAGCGCAGCATGGCCGGCGAGGTGGGCGATCCGCTGGTCTCCCTCGTAGTGGTCGACACCGTGACCGGCGCGGTCACCGACGTCGAGCTGCCCGGCCCCGACACCGTCCTTGCCCTGCGGCACGTGCGCTGGTCCCCTGACGGCGACGACCTCGTCGCCAACCTCCGGCGCGGCGACGTCGGCCCGATGCCCGATCGCCGCGAGACCATCGACGGCCTGGTGGCCTACGACGGCGACAGCTGGCGGCGGCTCGACGGCGACCCCCTGCTGGCGGCGACGACGGTGGGCGACGACACGCAGATCGTCCTGACCGACGACCGCGAGGACGACCTCCACGGCACCGGCGA carries:
- a CDS encoding S8 family serine peptidase; the protein is MRPRIGVLAVAAAGLVATAVVVVPRLLDDDPESPDGGAEATGWTDRQQALLETVAPSPDCPPAAPPPPVAEGEVLLDVLRVRGTCLTYEAVITAAGGVEARLTELRAEPDVLAADESVGLALADARTSPAAVRQGDPWGQWALDDLDAEDARELWPEGASVVASVIDTGIDEDHPDFGGAVRDAAPDRRVGHGTGSGHGTHVAGIVAATEDEHGVEGLMPSVDLLDAQLLEAVGDNPTDVRPVATLAERIIWSVDHGAQVINMSITEDGRSTASAVAVRYALRHRVVLVAAAGNLGGDAETDDPDSPDSEVRYPAGYEGVIGVAAYDHDGERSTWSANNATVDLAAPGAGIVSTWRRDVACPPMAGNPLLDDRARIAWCLDEGTSMAAPYVAAAAALLKARQPGADAHQVTRALLTSARPAPSRDAQGSFYGAGKLDPSAAARALDELMDVLRESNGADPLVAVRADGAATLAVVDAFSGQRALLAHVTGSMGTPSYPLRWSPDGRYVAGRTDDGYVTAWDAGELDFGSPEEAESIDVGSEHPDVGGRVVDFAFVDDTTAALLVTEDFLGAAMIDQADGTVLRYHDLATGELSDPVATPRLDRIVGHLGEDDVLLAIERQPNPTGGPGAHGLVWLRRDGRVLRRTGLGHAGDRVTAAVPSPDGSTVAVALAVPEQERSMAGEVGDPLVSLVVVDTVTGAVTDVELPGPDTVLALRHVRWSPDGDDLVANLRRGDVGPMPDRRETIDGLVAYDGDSWRRLDGDPLLAATTVGDDTQIVLTDDREDDLHGTGDLYVLWGPAEGEAGDAFAEPTPTGQPVAGDVSDIWLAATGEESP